Part of the Kineococcus aurantiacus genome, GCGCCGCCGCCGCTGCTGGGCACCGCCGAACCCGGCACGTCCCGGCTGCACCGCGCCCGCCCCGGCACCAAGCTCGGCGCCCTCGCCCTGGTGGGGGCGGCCGTCGGGGCCGTCCGCGCGCTCGTGCCCGGCGTGCCCGCGGCCCTGGCCCTCGGCGCGTTCCTCGTCGTCCTCGCCGTGCTCGCCCACCGCGCCCGGCTGCGCCGCGGGCTGCTGCGCGCCCAGGTCCGCCGCACCTGGTGGGTCCTGGCGGCGCTCGCCGTCGTCCAGACGTGGGCCGAGGGTCCCTGGGTCGCGGCCACCGTCGTGGCCGGGCTGCTGAGCTGCCTGTGGTCCGCGACCCTGCTGACCGCCACCACGCCCGTCCCCGAGCTCCTGGAGGCGGTCGTCCGGGCGCTGGGCCCCCTGCGCCGGGTCGGGGTGGAGCCCGAACGGGTGGCTTTCGCGTTCACCCTCACCCTGACGAGCGTCCCCGTCGTGGGGCGGCTGCTCGCCGAGTCCCGGGAGGCCGCCGCCGCCCGGGGCCTGTCCGGGGACCCCCGCGCCCTGCTCGTGCCGACGGTGGTGCGGACCGTCGCGCACGCCGAGCAGCTCGGCGAGGCGCTGGCCGCCCGCGGCCTGGACTGAACCGGCCGCCCTCACCCGCCCCAGCGCAGCTGGACCGTCTCGGCGGGTGCGGGGGCCCCGCAGTGGAAACCCTGCAGGTAGCGGCACCCGGCGGACAGCACGGCCCGGGCCTGGTCGGCGGTCTCGACGCCCTCGGCGACGACGTCCAGGCCCAGGCCGCCGGCGACGGTCACGACGGCGTCGACCAGGGCGCGCCGGCGCGGGTCGCCGCCGACGCCGGCGACGAGCGAGCGGTCGATCTTGGCCCGGGTGACGGGCAGCTCGACCAGCCGCGACAGGGAGGAGTACCCGGTCCCGAAGTCGTCGACGGACAGCGGGTGGCCCCGCAGGTGGTGGGCGTGCAGTGCGGCCACGACGCGCGCGTCGGCGAAGTCGCCCTCCAGCAGTTCGAGCCCCACGTCGGCCGGCTCGATCCCGTGCTCCTGCACGGCGGTGCCGAGCGCGCCGGCGAAACCGGGGTCGGCCAGCTCGCGGGCGCTGACGTTGACCCAGACGGTGCGGGGGGCCGCCGCGCCGTGCACCCGCCGCCACCGGGCCACCTGCGCGCAGGCCTGGTCCACGACCCAGCGGCCCATGCCGACGACCAGCCCGGTGCGGCCGGCCAGGTCGATGAACTCCGCGGCGGGCAGCAGCCCGCGCGTCGGGTGCTGCCAGCGCAGCAGGGCCTCCACGGTCTCGACGGCGCCGGTGCCGTCGGTGATGGGCTGGTAGTGCAGGCGCAGCCGCCCGTCGGGCAGGGCGCGCGCCAGCTGGTGCTCGAGCTGGTGGGCGACGGCGGCCCGGGCCGCGCGGGAGGGGCCGGGGGAGTGGTGCTTGTCGGCGTACATCACCCGGTCGGCCTCGGCGAGCAGCTCGTCGGCGGTGGAGGTGCCGGTGCTGTGCGCGACGCCGATGCTGGCCGAGACGACGAGGTCGACGTCGTCGACGCGCAGGGGCTGGGACAGCGCCCGGCGCAACCGCCCCAGGAGGGCGCCGATCTCGGGCAGGTCCTCGCAGACGAGGACGAACTCGTCGCCCGCCAGGCGCGCCAGCGTGTCGGTGTCGCGCAGCTGCGCGCTCAGCCGCGCGGCCACGGTGGTCAGGACCTGGTCCCCGGCGGCGTGGCCGAACGTGTCGTTGATGGCCTTGAAGCGGTCGAGGTCGATGAACAGGACCGCGACGGACCGGCCGTGGCGCCGGGCGGAGCTCAGGGCGTGCTCCAGGCGGTCGAACAGCAGCACCCGGTTGGCCAGCCCGGTGAGCGCGTCGTGGGTGCTGGCGTGCTGCAGCTCGCGCTGGGCCCGCCGGGCACGGTCCCGGTCGGCGGCGATGACGAGGTAGGAGGCGGCCAGGTGCGCCACGACCCGCACCCACTGCAGCTCCGACTCCTGCCAGGTGCCGGGCCGGCGGCGGTAGACGTCCAGGACGCCCTGCACCCGCCCGCGGTCGACGAGCGGGACCGCCACGACGGACCGGTACCCCAGGACCAGCGCCCGCTCGACGTACTCGGGCCAGGCGGTCTGCACCGGGTCGCTCAGGTCGTCGACGACGACCTCCACCTCGAAGACGGCGGCGTCGTGGCAGGGCCCGGTCCCGGTGGCCGCCTGCACCAGCTCGGGCTGGTCGACGTCGGCGCCGGTGACGTGGACGAGCCGCAGCCCGTCGTCGCCGGCGAGGACGACGCCGGCGCCGTCGACGCCGTCGAGGTGCTCGGCGACGACCTCGACGAGCCGGCGCAGGAGGTCCTCGGGGGTCGCGTCCCCGGCGGCGGACCCGGCGAGCGCGGCCACGGCGGCCAGCAGCGAGGAGTCGCTCACGGCGTCGTCCGGTGGTCCACGCGCACCTCGCTCGAGGGGGCCTGGGCGCCCGGGTTGGACGCGGTGGTCCCGTGGGGACTGGGGTCACCATACGCGGGACGGGCGGTCGCCGACGGTGCCCGTGAATACCTTCCAGTGGAAGGTTCGGGTGTAGGCTCGTCCGCGGTCGACCGCCCACCGCGCCCGCGCGGTGGCGCGCCGGCCGACGTCCGTCCCGGAACGAAGGAGTCTCGTGGTGTCCCGGAAACCCTCCGTCCAGCTGTACTCGGTGCGCGACGCCGTGCAGCAGGACCTGTCCGCCGCGGTGGCCCGCCTGGCCGAGATCGGCCTGACCCAGGTGGAGCCGTACGCGTTCCACACCCGCACCGCCGAGTACAAGGCCGCGTTCGCCGCCGCGGGGGTCAGCGCCCCCTCCGGTCACGCCGCCGTCATCGACGCGGAGAACCCGCGGCAGGTCTTCGAGGCCGCCAACGACCTCGGCATCACCACGGTCATCGACCCGTTCGTCCCCGCCGAGCGCTGGCGGACCGCCGACGACGTCGCCCGGATCGCCGACCGCGTCAACGAGCTCAGCGCCCTGGCGCACGAGTACGTCCTCGAGTTCGGGTACCACAACCACCACTGGGAGCTGGAGAACACCGTCGACGGCCGCCCCGTCCTGGAGCTGTTCGCCGAGAAGCTCGCCCCGGGGGTCGTCCTGGAGGTCGACACGTTCTGGGCCAGCGTCGGCGGCGCCGACACCCCCGCGCTGCTGAGGACCCTCGGGGACCGGGTGAAGCTCATCCACGTTAAGGACGGTGCGCGCAGCACCGACACCTCCCAGCAGCAGCCCGCCGGGCAGGGCGAGATCGACGTCCCCGGCATCCTGGCCGCCGCCCCGCAGGCGCTGCGGGTCATCGAGTTCGACGCGTACTCCGGCGACGTCTTCGACGGCATCGCCTCCTCCCTCCAGTGGCTGCAGGAGAACGACGAGTGACGCGCGTGGGCATCGGCCTCATCGGGGCCGGGAACATCTCGACCCAGTACCTGGAGAACCTCACCAAGTTCCCCGACGTCGAGGTCCGCTTCGTCGCCGACATCGCCCTGGACCGCGCGAAGGCGCAGGCCGAGGCGTTCGGCGTGCCGGCCTCGGGGTCGGTCGAGGACCTCCTGGCCCGCGACGACGTCGAGATCGTCGTCAACCTCACGATCCCCGCCGCGCACGCCGAGGTCGGCCGTCAGGTCCTGGCCGCCGGCAAGCACGTGTGGAGCGAGAAGCCCCTCGCGCTGGACGCCGAGTCGGCCCTGGCGCTGCTGGCCGACGCCGACCGGCTCGGCCTGCGCGTCGCGTGCGCCCCCGACACCGTCCTGGGCGCCGGGATCCAGACCGCGCTGCGCGCCATCGCCCGCGGCGACATCGGGCAGCCGCTGTCGGCGACGACGATGTTCCACGTCCCCGGTCCGGAGGCGTGGCACCCGAACCCGGACTTCCTGTTCGCCCACGGCGCCGGCCCGCTGTTCGACATGGGGCCGTACTACGTGACGACCCTCGTCCACGCGTTCGGCTCGGCCCGCCGCGTGCAGGCGGTCTCCTCCAAGTCCGTCGAGCGCCGCACCATCGCCTCGGGTCCGCGGGCGGGGGAGACCTTCCCGGTCGAGGTGCCCACGCACCACGCCGCGCTCATCGAGTTCGACGGCGGGCAGTCGGCGCAGTCGACGTTCTCGTTCCAGCACGCCCTGCCGCGGAACGGCTTCGTCGAGATCAACGGGACCGAGGGCACGATCGTCCTGCCGGACCCGAACACCTTCGACGGCGACTCGACGCTGTGGCGCTACGGCCAGGCCGAGCCGACGACGGTCCCGGCCGTCGGGTCGACCTTCGGGCGCGGTTCCGGCGTGCTGGACCTGGCCCGCGCGATCCGCACGGGCGGCACCGAGCGCGCCTCGGGGGCCGTGGCCGCGCACGTCCTGGACGTGCTGCTGGCCGTCCGGGACGCCGCCGCGCAGGGGGCGGGCGTGGACGTGACCTCGACGGTCGACCCCGTCGCGCCGCTGCCCGAGGACTGGGACCCCTCGGCGGCCACCCTCGGCTGACCCGCACGGACCGACCCCCTCGTCGCGCACCCTGCGACGAGGGGGTTGTCACGTGGGGACCCGACGCGCGACGCTCCCGGTGCCACCCCCGAGCGGAGAGGTTCTCCCCCGGTCACCCCCGGCGTGCGCGGGTCCCGCTCCCGCTGCGTCGGCACCGAGGGCAGCTCCGAGCAGCTCGCCACGGTCGGCCCCTGGCGGTGGGGGGTCCCCCGCGGTGGGAGCGTCTACAGTCCTGCCGTGACCGTCACGCGGGCCGACGTCGCCCGGTACGCCGGGGTGAGCCCCGCCGTCGTCAGCTACGTCGTCAACGACGGCCCGCGCCCGGTGGCCGCGGCGACCGCGGCGAAGGTCCGAGAAGCCATCGAGGTCCTCGGCTACCGGCCCAACACCACGGCGCAGGCGTTGCGGCGCGGGTCGTCCCGGCTGATCGGCCACGTCGTGCCGGACCTGTCCAACCCGCTGTGGGCGCAGTTCGCGCTGGCCGTCGACGACGTCGCCGCCCAGCGCGGGTACGACGTCCTGCTCGCCAGCACCGACGGCGGAGCCGAGGCCGAGCACCGGCGCATCGACACCCTCGCCGCCCGCGGGGTGGACGCCCTCATCCTCACCAGCGTCCTGGCCCGGCCCGACCTCGTGGACCACACCCGGCCCGGCGTCCCGCTCGTCCTGCTCAACACCTTCTTCGAGGTGCCGGGCCTGCCGAGCCTGGGGGTCGACGCGTTCGGCGGGGCCCGCACCGGCACCGCCCACCTGCTGGCCCACGGCCACGGCCCGGTGGGGCTCGTGATCGGCGGCGAGGCCGGGGAACTGCGGGAACAGGGCTGGCGGGCCGCGGCCCGGGACGCCGGGGTGGCCGCCGGGCCGATCGCGCGGGGGGAGTTCTCCCGGCACGGCGGTCTCGAGGCGGGGTCGCGGCTGCTCGGCGGACCGGACCGCCCGCGGTCGGTGTTCGTCTCCTCGGACCTGCAGGCCGTGGGGGTCCTGCGGGCCGCGGCCGAACTGGGCCTGCGGGTCCCGCAGGACCTCGCCGTCGTCAGCTTCGACGGGACCGTCGAGACCGAGTTCACGAACCCGCAGCTGACGACGGTGCGCCAGCCGGTGGCGGCCATGGCCCGGGCCGCCGTGGCGCGGGTGCTGGACCCCGGCACGGGCGAGGAACGGCAGGTGCTGCCGGCCGAACTCGTCGTCCGCGCCTCCTGCGGCTGCTGACCTAGCCGCCGCCCTCCCCGTCACCGCTGGGCAGCAACCGCTCCAGCAGTTCCAGCGAGCGCCGCACGTCGACGGCGCCCGGTTCCAGCAGCCACTGCACCTGCAGGCCGTCGGAGGCGGCGATGACCAGCGACGCGGCGTCGGCGGCGTCGACGTCGGCGGCGATGCGGCCGGCCCGCTGCCCCTCGGCGATCTTCGCGGCGAGCTCGTCGCGCACCCGGGCGAAACGTTCCCGGATGAACTCCCGCGTCAGCGGGTGCCGGTCCTGCAGGGCGTCGGAGGTCAGGGTCGAGTACAGCTGCACCAGACCGGGCACGACGCGGTTGCGGTCGGCGGAGCGGGCCATCCCCTCCACCGCGCCCCGGTCCGGCGGCACCTCCCCGTCCTGCGTGCGCTGCTCGTGCTCGCGGTACACCTCCACGAGCAGTTCGTCGCGCGAGCTGAAGTAGTGCCGCAGGGCCGCGTGGGAAACACCGATGCTGTCGCCCACCGAACGCAGCGACGCGCCGTCGACCCCGCGTTCGGCGAACAGGCCGATGGCGTGGTCGAGGATCTGCTGGCGGCGCTCGACCCCCTTGCGGTAGGAGCGGCGCTGCTCGGTTCCCTCTGGCACCCGGTCATGCTATGACCTCAGGGTGACCCCGCTCCCGCACCTGCTCGTCACCGGTTCCGCAGGCGGACTCGGCCGTGAACTCGTCCCCCGGCTGCTGGCCGCGGGGTACCGCGTGCGGTCGATGGACCTCGCCCACCCCGACGGCCTCGACGGCGACCTCGTCACGGGCTCCGTCACCGACACCGCCGTCGTGGAGCGGGCCCTGGAGGGCGTCGACGCCGTCGTCCACCTGGCCGGGCAGAGCCGCGAGGCCCCCTGGGAGCAGGTCCTGGACGCCAACGTGCACGGCACCTGGACGCTGCTCGACGCGTGCGCCCGGCTCGGGGTGCGCAAGGTCGTGCTCGCCTCCAGCAACCACGCCGTCGGGATGGTGGCGCGCCGGGAGGGGGTCGTCGTCCCGGCCGACGAGCCGTTCCGCCCCGACACCTACTACGGGTGGAGCAAGACGGCGGGGGAGTCCCTGGGGCGGTTGTTCGTCGAGCGCGCCGGCCTCGACGTCGTGGCCGTGCGCATCGGCTCCTGCTTCGAGCGACCGCAGAACGTCCGGGCGCTGGCCACGTGGATGTCGTACGAGGACTGCGTGCGGCTCGTCGCGGCGGCCGTGGACCCCGCGGTGACGGGCTGGCGCAGCGTGTGGGGGATCTCCCGGAACACCCGCCGCTGGTGGTCGCTGGCCGAGGGCGAGGCCATCGGTTACGACCCGCGGGACGACTCCGAGGAGTTCGCCGAGCAGGTCCTGGCCGCGGCCGACCCCGACGAGGTGGTCGACCTCGTCGGGGGCGGGTTCACGGCGACCCCGCTGGGTCAGCCGAACTGAGGCCCGCGGACCGGCCGGCCCCGGCGGGTCAGCTGCCCGCCGGGACGGCCGGACCCCGCGCGGCCCCCGTCCCGCGGGCGTTGTAGACGACCGCCGAGGTCGCCGCCACGTGCTCGGCGTAGTCGCGGAAGACCGCCAGGGCCTCCTCGCGCAGCACGTCCTGCACGACCCCGATCCCGCGGGCCTCGAACTGCTCGGCCCAGTCCTCGCGCACCGGGCCCTCGTCGAAACCGGTGATCTCCTCCAGCTCCGGCCCCTGCCCCGCGACGACCAGCGTCCGCACCCCCGACCACAGGGTCGCCCCGTAGCACTGCGCGCACGGCCGCCAGTTCACGACGAGCTCGCGCCGCGGCGCCCCGGGGGCGCCCAGGTCCCAGTCGCCGACGCCGGCCTGGGCCAGCCCCAGCGCCACGACCTCGGCGTGCCCGGAGGAGATGCGGCTCGACAGGACGACGTTGACGCCGACGCTGACGAGCGCCCCGGTGTCGGACTCCACGACGACCGCGGCGAAGGGCCCGCCGCCGCCCTCGCGGAAGTTGCGCGCCGCGAGGCGGTGCACCAGGCGCATCCGGTCCTCGCGGGTGGGCAGGACGGTGGGGACGCCGGTCAGCTCGTCGTCGATCCAGCCGGGCAGTCTGAGGGTGAACTCGCGTTCCACGGTGTGGCCTCCGCGTCGGTGGTCGCGCGGTCGGCGCGTGGGGACCGCCCGATCGTCCCCCCACCCTGTTTCGGCCTCGTTACGGCTGCGAAACGATCCGTCGCGCCCGGTCCCCGCGGGTCCGGGCCCCGGCCGGGCCTGCCCTACGCTCCACGGACCGCAACCGGTCGTCGACGTGAGGTGCACTCGTGGGCAAGGAACTGATCCTGGGCGCGTTCGAGGAGTTCACCCCGAACTTCATCGCGAACACCTGGCACCACCCGCGGGGCGACACGAGCGGTTTCGCCACGCTGGGTTTCTGGCAGGACCTCGCGCGCCGGCTCGACGAGGCCGGGTTCGACTTCCTCTTCCTCGCCGAGGCCATCGGTTACCCCATGGACGACGCCGGTGACGTCCCCGAGGCCGTCATCCGGGAGGCCGTCCAGTTCCCGGTGCACGACCCGCTGGCCCTCGTCGCCGGGCTGGTGTCGGCCGCACCGCGCATCGGTTTCGTCGCGACCGCCTCCACGACGGCCCAGCAGCCGCTGCTGAACGCCCGCACCTTCACCACCCTGGACCACCTCACCGACGGCCGCGTCGGGTGGAACATCGTCACCAGCGACAACCAGCAGGCCCTCGTGCGCCTCCTGGGCCGCCGCGACGTGACGCCCCACGACGAGCGGTACCGGCGCGCCGCGGAGTTCGTCGACCTGAACCTGCGGCTGTGGCAGGAGGCGTGGGAGGACGGGGCCGTCCGGGCCGACAAGGCCGCGCGCGTCTTCGCCGACCCCGCCAAGGTCCACCGCATCACCCACGAGGGGGAGTACTTCAGCTTCGACGGCTACTTCCCGGCCACCCCGTCCCCGCAGCGGACGCCGACGCTGTTCCAGGCCGGGACCTCCGCCGCCGGGACCGCGTTCGCCGCGCGGTACGCCGAGTGCGTCTTCACCCAGGACCGCGAACCGGCCCGGCTGGCCGCCACCGTCGCCCGGCTGCGCGCGCGGGCCGCCGAGGCCGGCCGGCCGGCGGACTCGATCAAGGTGGTCAACGGCGCCAGCTTCGTCATCGCCCCCACCCGCGAGGAGGCCGCGCGGCGGCGCGCCGAGCTCGACGCCACCCCCACGCGGGAGGCGACGGCCGCGCTGTTCCTCGGCTGGTCGGGGGTGGACCTGACCGCCCTGGACCCCCGGGCCGGCCTCGACGACGTCTCGACCGAGGTGGGGCACACCATGCTCTCCCTGTGGCGCAACGCCGACGGGACGAGCCCCACCGTGGGGGAGGTCCTCGACTCCCTGCCCTCCACGTTCGGCGGGGTGCGCTTCACCGGCACCGCGGAGTCGGTCGCCGACGACGTGCAGGCGCTCGTCGAGCAGACCGACGTCGACGGTTTCCTCGTCGAGAACTGGTACGGCGGCTACGAGGGGTACCGGGAGTTCGTCGAGGACCTCGCACCCGTCCTGCGCGCCCGGGGGCTGCTGCCGGCCCGGCCCCGCAGCGGCACCCTGCGGCAGATGCTCACCGGCGAGGACTCCCTGCCCGGCTGGCACCCCGGCGCCGCGCGCCCCGTCGTCCCGGTGCCCTGAGCGCCCCGGCCCGGGAGGACACCGTGGACCAGCCCCTCGACGACGCCACCGAGGCCGTGCTGCTGGCGCTGCCGAAGGTCTCGCTGCACAACCACCTCATCGGCGCCGTGCCGGCGCGCACCGTGCTCGACCTCGCCCGCAAGCACGGCGTCGTCGTCGAGGGCGGCCGGACCGAGCGCACGCTGTACGACCACAGCTCCTACGAGGACCTCGACGAGTTCCTGCGCGTGCTGGACGTCGCCGGGTCGGTGGTGCGCGACGTCGAGGACTTCCACCGCGTCACCTACGAGACCCTCACCGCGGGCGGTGCGGCCCTCGGCGTGCTGCACCGGGAGATCTTCCTCAGCCCGCCCGGTCACCCCGGGGTGCCGTACCGCACGATCCTGGACGGGGTGCTGGCCGGGGCCCGCGACGCCGAGACCGACACCGGGATCACCAGCCGCCTGGTGGTGGGGCTGAACCGCAACGACACCCCGTCGGCCGCCCGCGAACTCGTCGAGCAGGTCGTCGAGCACCGGGTGGAGGAGGTCGTGGGGATCGGGCTGGACTACTCCGAGCTCATCGGCCCACCGGCGCGGTTCGTCGAGGCGTTCCGGCTCGCCGGGCGGGCGGGGCTGCACCGCACGGCCCACTCCGAGAGCGGCCCGCCGCACCACGTCGAGGTGATCCTCGACGTGCTCGGCGGCGAGCGCGTCGACCACGGCTACCACGTCGTCGACGACGAGCGGATCACCGCCCGGTGCGTCGCCGAGCGGGTGCCGTTCACCTGCACCCCCGTCTCCAGCGACATCGGCCGGTACTCCGGCAGCGGTGACGGTTCCCACCGGCGCATCGCGCAGATGGTCGACGCGGGGCTGCTCGTCACGATCGACTCCGACGACCCGCCGATGTTCGGCACCGACGCGGTGAACGACTTCCGCGCGCTCGTGCGAGCCCTCGGCTACGGCACCGAGCAGCTCGCCCGGTTCACCCGCAACGCCGTCGAGGCCGCCTGGCTCGACGACACCGAGCGCGCCGACCTCACGCGCCGGGTGGCCGACCGGCTGGCGAGCCTGCCGGCCGGTCCGCCCGCGACCCGCTGAGACCCGCGGGCGCCGCGGCGGCCGACCGGGCCGCGGCCGCCGCCACGAGCAGCGCGGCGTGGGCGTCGGGGTCGTCGAGGGGGTGGCCCAGGAGCTCCTCGGCGCGGCGCAGCCGCTGGTAGGTGGTCTGCCGCCCGATGCGCAGCGCGGCGGCCGTGCGACCGGGGGAGCAGCCCAGCCGCAGGTGCGTCTCCACCGTACGGACCAGGTCGCTGCCGTGCCGTTCGTCCCAGCGCTGCAACGGGTCCAGGACCGCGGCGGTCAGGTCGTGCACGGCCGGGCCGGCGTCGCGCAGCAGCAGGTCCAGGACCCACACCCGGCTCGTGGTCACCGGCGTCGCGGTCCCCGGCGCGGTCGTCCCCGGCACCGGCGCCGGGGTGGTCCCGGCCACGGCCAGGGTCGCCCGGGCCCGCCCCAGGGACCACCGCCAGCCCACCGCGGGGCGCCCGGTGCGCACCGGTTCGCCCACCGCGACGCGCAGCGGGGGACGCCCGGCGCGCTGCCACGCCCGCTCCACGGCGGCGGCCACCACCCGCACCGGGTCGCCGTCGTCGGCCAGGGCGAACAACCCGAGCACCTCGGCCCCGACGCGGCCGCGCAGCAGCACCCCGCCGGTGCTGCGGGCCGCGGAGTCCAGCACCGCCGAAGCGGCCCGGCTCTCGGGGGCCTCGACGGCCACGGCGACCACGACGTCCCCGCCGCCGGGGTGGAAACCGGCGGCGCCGGCGCGCACGAGGACGTCGGTGTCGGCCGGTGGGGAGCCGTCGGCGAGCTCGGCCAGCAGCCCCTCGGCGAGCTGGTCGGAGCGGCTGGGGGCGCGCTGGGCGCGCATCACCTCCACCGCCAGGGCGGGCACGAGCCGGCGCAGGGCCGTCACCAGGTCCTCCTCGTCGACGACCCCGCCCACCCCCGGGTCCTCGTCCGCCGGCGGGGCGCCGACGGCCACCACGCCCCACTCCCGCCCGCGGACCACGACCGGCGCGCGGTGGCCGCCACCCTCCACGACGCGCCAGGCCTCGCGGTCGGTGGCCGTCCCGGCGGCCGCGACGAGGGCACCGGCGGCCGAGACGAGCACGAGCGGTCGGTGCACCAGGTCGCCCACCGCCGACAGCAGCCCCGACAGCCCGCGCTCCTCGACCTGGGCGCCCTCGACGGCCGCGGTGACCCGTTCGGCGAACCGCAGCCGCAGCGTCGCGTCGCCGATGATGACCGTGTTCAGCGTCTCGGAGATGCGCGTGAAGGGCACCACCTCCCGCAGCGCCACCAGCGGGAAACCCCGGCGGGCGGCCTCGTCGGCCATCTCCGGCGGCACCTGCGGCAGCGACCGGCCCACCTCCACGGCCAGGGCGGCGACCCCCCGGTCGGCCAGGTCGCGCACGTAGTGCCGGCGCGCGCCCGCGTCGACCGTCGCCACCCCCAGGCCCGTCGTCAGCAGCAGCTCCCCACCGCGCAGCAGCGGCCCGATCTCGTAGATCTCGCTGGAGTGCACCCACCGGACCGGTGCCCCCAGACCCTCCCCGCCGCTGAGCAGCTCCGGCTGGGCGTCGACGACCACGGGGTGGTGCAGGGCGTCGCGCACGCTCAGGACCATGCCCGCACCGTACGCGGTGTCCGTGATCGTCGGTGCGGTCACGTGCACCATGCACCTGGGCGGCGGACGGTCGCCACGGTGCACTGGGCCCGTGACCACCTCCCTCGCGCTCCCCCCGGACCTCGACGTCGGCGTGCTGCTCGACGTGGCCCTCGACCAGGCCCGCACGGGGGCCGCCGAGGGCGGCGTCCCCATCGGCGCCGCGCTGTTCACCCTCGACGGCGCGCTCCTCGGCGCCGGCCGCAACCGCCGCGTGCAGCACGACGACCCCTCCGTGCACGGCGAGACCGACGCGTTCCGCGCCGCCGGCCGCCGGCCCTCCTACCGGGACACCGTCATGGTGACCACGCTGTCGCCGTGCTGGTACTGCAGCGGCCTGGTGCGGCAGTTCGGCATCGGGCACCTCCTGGTGGGGGAGAGCCGGACGTTCACTGGCGGCCACGACTGGCTCGCCGACCACGGCGTGTCGGTGACCGTCCTGGACGACGAGCGGTGCCGGGACCTCATGGCCGGTTTCATCGAGCGGCGCCCCGACGTGTGGTTCGAGGACATCGGGCAGGAGGTCCCGTGACCGCTCAGCCCACCACCGCCGCCCCGGCCACCCGGGTGCGCCCCGAGACCGTCGAGAAGCGCAGCACCGAGACCATCCCCCTCGCCGAGCGCCGGGGCCGTCCCGCGCACCTGGCCTGGACGTGGAGCTCGCCGAACCTGGAGTTCGCGACGGTCTTCGTGGGCGTCCTGGCCACGCAGGCCTTCGGCCTGACGTTCACCCAGGCCGCCGCCGCCCTGCTGCTGGGCAACGGCCTGGCCGCGCTCAGCCACGCGGTGCTGTCCGCCCGCGGCCCCGCGACCGGTGTCCCGCAGATGGTGCTGGGACGCGTCGCGTTCGGCCACCGCGGGAACCTCCTGCCCTCGGCCCTCATGGCGGTCATGGCCGGGTTCGGCTGGTTCGCCGTCAACAGCGTCAGCGCAGCGTTCGCCCTGTCCGCCCTGACCACGCTGCCCGCGCTGGTCTGCCTGGTGGCCGTCGTGCTGGTCCAGATCGCCGTCGCCGCGCTCGGCCACGACCTCGTGCACCTGTTCGAGCGGTACGCGGCGGTCGCGCTGGCCGTCGTCTTCGCGGTCGTCGCGGTGCTGACGTTCGCCAAGGCCGACTACTCCGTGGTCCCGGCCACGCCCGGGGGGACCGGGGGTTTCCTCCTCGCCGTCGCGACGGCCTGGGGCTACACGGCCGGCTGGAACCCGTACGCCACCGACTACACCCGTTACCTGCGGCCGGGGACCGGTCCCGCCGCGGGCCGGGCGGCGGGTCTGGGCCTGTTCGCCTCGACGTCGGTGCTCATGCTCGCCGGGGCCGCCTCGGCCCTCATCCCCGGCGCGGTCAGCGACAACCCCACCGAGGCGTTCACCTCGCACCTGCCCGGGCCGCTGGCGGACGTGACGCTGCTGGCCATCGCCCTCGGCGCGGTGTGCGCGAACATCCTCAACGTCTACTCCGGCTCGATGTCGTTCCTGGCCATGGGTTTCACGTCCCTGACCCGCCGGCGCGCGGTCGTCCCGGTCGCCTTCGGGGTCGTCGGGTTCCTGCTCGCCTGGGCCGGGTTGTCCGACGCGGGCCACGCCTACGAGCAGTTCCTGCTCGTCATCGCCTACTGGATCGCCCCGTGGCTCGGGGTGGTCCTCGTCGACCAGTTCGCCCGCCGCGGGCAGGACCTGCAGCCCCTGCTGCACGACCGGGGTTTCCGCAACCCCTCCGGCCTCGTCGCGATGCTCGCCGGGCTC contains:
- a CDS encoding deaminase gives rise to the protein MLDVALDQARTGAAEGGVPIGAALFTLDGALLGAGRNRRVQHDDPSVHGETDAFRAAGRRPSYRDTVMVTTLSPCWYCSGLVRQFGIGHLLVGESRTFTGGHDWLADHGVSVTVLDDERCRDLMAGFIERRPDVWFEDIGQEVP
- a CDS encoding cytosine permease, translated to MTAQPTTAAPATRVRPETVEKRSTETIPLAERRGRPAHLAWTWSSPNLEFATVFVGVLATQAFGLTFTQAAAALLLGNGLAALSHAVLSARGPATGVPQMVLGRVAFGHRGNLLPSALMAVMAGFGWFAVNSVSAAFALSALTTLPALVCLVAVVLVQIAVAALGHDLVHLFERYAAVALAVVFAVVAVLTFAKADYSVVPATPGGTGGFLLAVATAWGYTAGWNPYATDYTRYLRPGTGPAAGRAAGLGLFASTSVLMLAGAASALIPGAVSDNPTEAFTSHLPGPLADVTLLAIALGAVCANILNVYSGSMSFLAMGFTSLTRRRAVVPVAFGVVGFLLAWAGLSDAGHAYEQFLLVIAYWIAPWLGVVLVDQFARRGQDLQPLLHDRGFRNPSGLVAMLAGLVVSVVLFANQEAYVGPVAAAVPGIGDLTALVGFLLAAGLYAVLPRRGARP